CAGACCGGGATGGACTGCCTCCACGATGGTTTCCAGGGCATCGACAAATGTTACAGGTGTGGGACTGCACGTCTCGTAAGGGTCGAGAATGAATATCCGGTTGTTTCTGACCGCTGCCATCTTGGAGAATCTCTGCCATGTTCTCTTCTCGTTCTCTGCTGTGATACCCATCTCCACGATGAGGATGACATCCGGATTCAGGCTAAGCACCTCTTCCCTGCTAAATAGGCCCGTCCTGAATTGGGCTCCGATGTTCGTCGCCCCGGCAAGCTCGACCATATCGTTCATAACGGAATCTCGCGTGGCCGTAAAAAGGGGTTTTGATCCAATCTGGATAAAGACCTTCGGTTTTTCAAGCCCGCGCACCTTGCGGCTAATAGTCGCTACCTTGCGCTCAGCAGCCCGGACAATCTCTCTGGCGCGGTCCTCTTCCCCCACCAACTGGCCGAGCTTGATGAATTCATCGTTCATTTCAGCGAAAGATGCCGGCTCGTCAAAAACGGTGACGGCAAGCTTCAACTCTCTCAGGCTTCTTATGGCTCTTGGTTCGGTGAGCGATGTGGCAAAAACAAGATCGGGCTTGAGATCGAGGATCTTTTCGATGCTCACTTGTGTCACGCTTCCGACCTTCTCCTTGCTACGCGCTTCCGGTGGCCTGGTACAATACGTGGTCACGCCAAGCAGCCGGTCCTGTACCCCGAGAAGATAGAGTTTCTCCGTGACCGTCGGTCCCAGGGAAACGAGCGTGAGGGCTTTTACGTCTCTAACCGGGGCTGCATGGGCGATCCTCACGCACCAGAGGGTCATGAGCAGCAAGCCCCCCACGAGGATAAGGCATACGTAGTGAGGTAAGGTACGCGGGCGACCTCCTACGTGGGTCTGGGGAAGCCTTTCTCTTATCATGGCGGTCGCTACCATTCGATCCCCTTCTGGGCCTTCACTCCTGCGTGGTAAGGGTGTTTCAGCTCTTTCATTTCCGTCACCAAGTCGGCCATCTCGATGAGGGCCGGTGGAGCGTTACGGCCAGTCACGACGACATGCAAACCTTCAGGTCTCTTCCGAAGGGAGTCGAGCACTTCCGATTCATCCACCATCTTATATTTAAGAAGCCAGGTAAGCTCATCCAGGATAACGAGGCGGTGCCGTCCTGCCGCAATGACCGATTTCGCCATCTCCCATCCGAGCCTCGCTGCCTCGCGGTCCTTTTCGAGATCCTTCGATTTCCAGGTAAAGCCTTCCCCCATCACATGGAAATCGAGAAGACCCTCAAAGAAAGAATCCTTGAATCGCGCGGCGCTCTTTAATTCTCCGTATTTCCAATGGCCTTTTATGAACTGGATAATGCAGACCGGCAATTCGTGTCCCAGGGCGCGAAAGGCCAGGCCCAACGCGGCTGTGGTCTTGCCCTTTCCATTCCCCGTGTTAACGATGAGAAGTCCGTTCATTTCTTTAGTCCTCTTTGCCCGTATCATCGTGCCATTTGTCCTTGAATCCTAACACGAAAGAGTCCTCTATGAGGCGCAAGAATTCTACATCCCCATCTTGACGCGGCTTCTCTGCCAGCATGCCCCGATAGGTTGTGAAGGACGAATAATCGCCAGAGACAGCGGCGGCTATTTGCGCACCGTAAGTCGCCCGCACTTCGGGCGAACAACTTCGCGGAAGGATGCCCCACATCTCCTTATCGCGCAAGTGCACCAGCGCGGCGACAGCCGCCACAACGAGAGGGTCGCGCTCTATGGTGTCGAAGTTTACCGCGAAGAGCACTCCTTTTTTTGTTCCCAAACGATCTGCAATAGAGTTTCTCATCCCCTCCCTTGTTGCCCCAAAGCGTTCGAGGTGACGCACGCTCGACCGTTGTGTTTCCGGCGTCAGGGAATCCTGGAGGGCAAGCGTGCCCGCGACGGCGTCATGGACAGTTGTGCCGATTAGCTCTCCGAGAGAGGAGTGGTTACCGGCGCTCGCCAACGGTACGCCCGTGTGAAGCCTGGCCGCCACGCCGATCTGGTCGGTTCCTGTTCCAGTCGCGAGACGATTGGAGTAACGGGAGTTGACGGCCAGTTCCTGAAGCACAGCGGTCTTGGCCTCCGTAGCGGTCACCACAGTGCGCACCATAGCTCCGTCGGTCAGTTCGTGGTTGATAAAGAGCATGATGTTGATGGTGCCGTGGAGCACAGGCTCTTCTCCGGATACGGACTCGAATATATGGTCATGCTCGTAGACGGAGGCAGGGTCTCCCGCACGCCCGGCGTTGCCTTCCACTCCGCCGGTGCAGACTGCCACCACCACGAGGTCTCTCAATCGACCCTCCTTGGTGACAGCGAAGCGCATATTCGCAGCCGTGCCGAGGGTAGCGCACCTCTCTCCCGGCAGGCCATATTGACGGGAAACCAGGGCCCGATAGGCCAGAGGATCGCGGACAGCGATCATGTGGGCTGAAGGGTGGTGACCCGCAGGCTCGGATGACTGGTGGTTATATAGGTAATCGAGGTCGTCCCGCAAACCTCCCGCCGCCTGGCACGTGGAGATTATCCGGTGAGGCACGAGGAAACGCGCGTAAACGATCTTTTCTTCACGGTGGATTTCCACGCCGTCGTAATAAGTGCCCAGAAGCATTTCTTCTTCTCCTTTCATATCTTCACGCCCGTCCTTCGGTCGGACCATCTCTCACTCGCCGCCGCGGACGATTCTTCCGGCTTATCTTAAGGATCGCGCGATCGACGCTACTTTCCGAATTCATACTGGATCCTCAGAAAGAACTGTCTACCCGGTGATGGGTACAGGGCCACATCGTTGGCGCTGGCCACACCCATTTCTGCGTACCTCTTGTCCGTAAAGTTCTTGACCGTGAAAAGGGCCGAAAGTTTCTTATACGTGTATCCGACAGAGCCGTCAAAAGTCGTGTAGCCCGGCAGTTGCTCGTGGGTGTTCGCCTGGTCGCTTATGGGGTACCGCGCACCCGTGTACACCGAGGCCA
The sequence above is a segment of the Syntrophorhabdaceae bacterium genome. Coding sequences within it:
- a CDS encoding helical backbone metal receptor; protein product: MVATAMIRERLPQTHVGGRPRTLPHYVCLILVGGLLLMTLWCVRIAHAAPVRDVKALTLVSLGPTVTEKLYLLGVQDRLLGVTTYCTRPPEARSKEKVGSVTQVSIEKILDLKPDLVFATSLTEPRAIRSLRELKLAVTVFDEPASFAEMNDEFIKLGQLVGEEDRAREIVRAAERKVATISRKVRGLEKPKVFIQIGSKPLFTATRDSVMNDMVELAGATNIGAQFRTGLFSREEVLSLNPDVILIVEMGITAENEKRTWQRFSKMAAVRNNRIFILDPYETCSPTPVTFVDALETIVEAVHPGLEVKK
- the cobO gene encoding cob(I)yrinic acid a,c-diamide adenosyltransferase encodes the protein MNGLLIVNTGNGKGKTTAALGLAFRALGHELPVCIIQFIKGHWKYGELKSAARFKDSFFEGLLDFHVMGEGFTWKSKDLEKDREAARLGWEMAKSVIAAGRHRLVILDELTWLLKYKMVDESEVLDSLRKRPEGLHVVVTGRNAPPALIEMADLVTEMKELKHPYHAGVKAQKGIEW
- a CDS encoding adenosylcobinamide amidohydrolase, whose amino-acid sequence is MKGEEEMLLGTYYDGVEIHREEKIVYARFLVPHRIISTCQAAGGLRDDLDYLYNHQSSEPAGHHPSAHMIAVRDPLAYRALVSRQYGLPGERCATLGTAANMRFAVTKEGRLRDLVVVAVCTGGVEGNAGRAGDPASVYEHDHIFESVSGEEPVLHGTINIMLFINHELTDGAMVRTVVTATEAKTAVLQELAVNSRYSNRLATGTGTDQIGVAARLHTGVPLASAGNHSSLGELIGTTVHDAVAGTLALQDSLTPETQRSSVRHLERFGATREGMRNSIADRLGTKKGVLFAVNFDTIERDPLVVAAVAALVHLRDKEMWGILPRSCSPEVRATYGAQIAAAVSGDYSSFTTYRGMLAEKPRQDGDVEFLRLIEDSFVLGFKDKWHDDTGKED